In Balneola sp., one genomic interval encodes:
- the ligA gene encoding DNA ligase (NAD(+)) LigA (this protein catalyzes the formation of phosphodiester linkages between 5'-phosphoryl and 3'-hydroxyl groups in double-stranded DNA using NAD as a coenzyme and as the energy source for the reaction; essential for DNA replication and repair of damaged DNA; similar to ligase LigB) — MEKNEARKRVDKLRDLLDQANKAYYQDAQPFMSDKEFDETLKELEKLEREFGLQDPESPTQRVGGEASSVFETVQHPVPLLSLDNTYNEEELNDFDGRVKKILGHEDYEYMVELKFDGASLRLRYENGNLALGATRGDGQQGDDITNNVKTIRDIPLQLQGDAPDVVEVRGEAYMEREAFARMNQHREEEGLNVFANPRNSTAGSLKMQDPKAVSQRPIRFFAFDMLLDEDDSLTQSQKAELLSEFGLPVSEHYKVCSKIDEVHEVISDWKELRQKLPYETDGVVIKVNQSHLRDELGTTSKFPRWAISYKFEAEQATTTINDITLQVGRLGTITPVAELEAVELAGTTVKRASLHNEDEIQRKDIRIGDTVVVEKAGEIIPQVVSVVDPDRKDRNAPFTFPKTCPACDSELIKYEDEVAWRCVNPTCPPQVRIRIEHFASRDAMDIEGLGESVVDQLVSAELIKTYGDLYDLEKEQILELERMAEKSAQNLIDSISNSKEQPFERVIYALGIRFVGKTVAKDLAKAFKSMEKLQSVSEEELIAVDSIGPRIAESVVDFFSNEKNQNIVAHLGEKGLQFEQEEEELASNIFEGKKFVLTGSLPTYTRKEAANLIEKHGGKTASSVSGNTDFVLAGESAGSKLDKARDLGVTVLNEEEFKNMIGE, encoded by the coding sequence ATGGAAAAAAATGAAGCACGGAAACGCGTAGACAAACTTCGTGACCTCCTTGATCAAGCCAATAAAGCATATTACCAGGATGCTCAGCCCTTCATGAGCGATAAAGAGTTCGATGAAACGCTCAAAGAACTCGAGAAACTGGAGCGTGAATTTGGCCTTCAAGATCCGGAATCGCCTACCCAGCGAGTTGGCGGCGAGGCTTCATCGGTTTTCGAAACTGTTCAGCACCCGGTCCCTCTTTTAAGTTTAGACAATACCTATAACGAAGAAGAACTCAATGATTTTGATGGACGAGTAAAGAAAATTCTCGGTCATGAGGATTATGAATATATGGTGGAGCTCAAATTTGACGGAGCCTCACTTCGACTCCGTTATGAAAATGGCAATCTTGCTTTAGGGGCCACCCGTGGTGACGGTCAGCAGGGTGATGACATCACCAACAATGTTAAAACTATCCGCGATATTCCTCTGCAATTACAGGGAGATGCTCCTGATGTAGTTGAAGTTCGAGGCGAAGCCTATATGGAGCGGGAAGCTTTTGCGCGAATGAACCAGCATCGTGAAGAAGAAGGTTTGAATGTGTTTGCAAATCCAAGGAATTCTACGGCTGGCTCACTCAAAATGCAGGATCCAAAAGCGGTGTCACAGCGCCCAATCCGCTTCTTTGCTTTTGATATGCTCCTTGATGAAGACGATTCTCTGACTCAATCCCAAAAAGCAGAATTGTTGTCTGAATTTGGATTACCTGTTTCTGAGCACTACAAAGTCTGTTCTAAAATTGATGAGGTTCACGAAGTGATAAGTGACTGGAAGGAACTTCGTCAAAAACTCCCTTACGAAACCGATGGTGTTGTTATTAAAGTGAACCAAAGTCACCTTCGGGATGAACTTGGAACAACTTCAAAATTCCCGCGCTGGGCCATTTCATATAAGTTTGAAGCCGAACAAGCGACGACAACTATCAATGATATAACATTACAGGTTGGCCGACTTGGAACCATCACGCCCGTAGCCGAGCTGGAAGCTGTAGAACTTGCTGGCACAACGGTAAAGCGAGCCTCTCTACACAACGAAGATGAAATTCAGCGTAAAGACATTCGTATCGGTGATACAGTTGTTGTTGAGAAAGCCGGGGAAATTATACCACAAGTTGTAAGCGTTGTTGATCCCGACCGAAAAGACCGAAATGCCCCATTCACTTTTCCAAAAACTTGTCCTGCTTGTGATTCTGAACTCATCAAGTATGAAGATGAAGTTGCCTGGAGGTGCGTAAATCCAACGTGTCCTCCTCAGGTGCGAATCAGAATTGAGCATTTTGCTTCCCGCGATGCCATGGACATTGAAGGGCTGGGTGAATCGGTGGTTGATCAATTAGTTTCCGCTGAACTCATAAAAACATACGGCGATCTTTACGATCTCGAGAAAGAGCAAATTCTTGAGCTCGAGCGCATGGCCGAAAAGAGTGCCCAGAATTTGATTGATTCCATTTCAAACAGTAAAGAGCAACCTTTCGAACGGGTTATTTATGCTTTAGGGATTCGGTTCGTCGGCAAAACGGTAGCTAAAGACTTAGCCAAAGCATTTAAAAGCATGGAAAAACTGCAGTCCGTTTCTGAAGAAGAACTCATAGCCGTAGATTCCATAGGCCCGCGAATAGCTGAATCGGTAGTGGATTTCTTTAGCAATGAAAAGAATCAAAACATTGTAGCCCATCTTGGAGAAAAAGGTCTTCAGTTTGAGCAAGAGGAGGAAGAACTCGCATCAAATATTTTTGAAGGAAAGAAATTTGTGTTAACAGGTTCACTCCCCACCTATACCCGTAAAGAAGCTGCCAACCTCATAGAAAAGCATGGCGGTAAAACAGCCTCATCAGTCAGTGGAAATACCGATTTTGTTCTCGCCGGAGAATCCGCAGGAAGCAAACTCGACAAAGCCCGCGATTTGGGAGTCACTGTTTTAAACGAAGAAGAATTTAAAAACATGATTGGTGAATAA
- a CDS encoding metallophosphoesterase, translating to MKFKNSQNFTFKDQSLFLLPQKALYWEEKKMLIISDVHFGKSGHFRKHGIAVPDSVNKSNISRLDDVVQNCEPEKIIFLGDLFHSESNKEVEQFKEWRQSYASTEMILTIGNHDLLTGFEYEKMGLNCVNRFEATPFTFVHDESNHNQSSFYPISGHIHPAIKLKGKGRQRIYMPCFYFGKDAALLPAFGSFTGSYRINPTQNEFVYAIVEGEVVRIPTNY from the coding sequence ATGAAATTTAAGAACAGCCAGAATTTTACTTTTAAGGATCAATCACTATTCCTCCTCCCACAAAAAGCACTGTATTGGGAAGAAAAAAAGATGCTGATTATATCTGACGTCCACTTTGGTAAATCAGGGCATTTCAGAAAACATGGCATTGCTGTTCCTGACTCGGTGAATAAATCAAATATCAGCCGTTTGGACGATGTAGTACAGAACTGCGAGCCAGAGAAAATCATCTTTTTAGGTGATTTGTTTCATAGTGAGTCCAATAAAGAAGTAGAACAGTTCAAAGAATGGAGGCAATCTTATGCTTCAACTGAAATGATCCTAACCATTGGAAATCACGACTTACTTACCGGCTTCGAATATGAGAAAATGGGTCTAAATTGTGTGAACCGGTTTGAAGCCACCCCTTTTACTTTTGTGCATGATGAGTCGAATCATAATCAATCCAGTTTTTACCCGATATCCGGACATATTCACCCCGCAATAAAACTCAAAGGAAAAGGACGTCAGCGAATATATATGCCCTGCTTTTATTTTGGGAAAGACGCCGCTCTATTGCCAGCTTTCGGAAGTTTTACCGGAAGTTACCGAATCAATCCCACTCAGAATGAATTTGTTTATGCCATTGTTGAAGGTGAAGTCGTTCGAATTCCAACCAATTATTAG
- a CDS encoding alanine dehydrogenase: MDIKPLDTEQIGLKTLEKHLIRSKSEVSLKIGLPKEISNDERRVTLTPGGVSILKANGHEIFIEKGAGENANFSDREYADAGAEIAYSPDDVFKKSDLILKIAPLAQEEFELLQPDQALISALHMGSQTEQYLEAVTEKSITGIGYEFIRGDDKEFPIVRMMHEITGSMSVQIAAHYLESMSGGQGIMLGGISGVPPATVVILGAGITGEYAARTALGYGAQVFVMDTDLAALRRLENALDRRIITAVANHQYLNTALKFADIIIGAAMAEGERSPCWVTDEMVAGMKPGSVIVDTVIDQGGCVATSRPTTHSDPVYTKHDVIHHCVPNIPANVPRTATYALNNVLVPYILAIGNAGGVKECLWENVALRNGTYSYKKHITKKSLAKMFDMPYREIEMLIASQI, from the coding sequence ATGGACATTAAACCACTGGATACAGAGCAAATCGGACTAAAGACGCTTGAGAAACATCTCATTCGGTCAAAAAGTGAGGTCTCCCTGAAAATCGGTTTGCCCAAAGAAATATCCAATGATGAACGTCGCGTAACACTTACTCCCGGCGGAGTGTCTATTCTAAAGGCTAATGGCCACGAGATTTTCATTGAAAAAGGAGCCGGCGAAAACGCCAATTTCTCTGATCGTGAATATGCTGATGCAGGTGCTGAAATTGCTTACTCACCGGATGATGTATTTAAAAAGTCCGATCTGATTTTAAAGATTGCTCCATTGGCACAGGAAGAATTCGAGTTACTGCAACCTGATCAGGCGTTGATTTCTGCATTACATATGGGAAGTCAAACCGAACAGTATTTGGAAGCCGTAACCGAAAAATCAATTACCGGCATTGGGTATGAATTTATTCGGGGTGATGACAAAGAATTCCCCATAGTCCGGATGATGCATGAAATCACCGGTTCCATGTCAGTTCAAATTGCGGCTCACTACCTGGAAAGCATGAGTGGTGGGCAGGGTATTATGCTGGGTGGAATTTCAGGCGTACCTCCTGCTACCGTAGTTATTTTGGGGGCAGGAATCACCGGCGAATATGCAGCACGAACAGCTCTGGGCTATGGAGCTCAGGTATTTGTTATGGATACTGATTTAGCCGCTCTTCGCAGACTCGAAAATGCGTTAGACCGCAGAATTATTACCGCTGTTGCCAATCATCAGTACTTAAATACCGCACTAAAATTTGCAGATATCATTATTGGAGCTGCTATGGCGGAGGGCGAACGATCGCCATGTTGGGTTACCGATGAAATGGTGGCCGGAATGAAGCCCGGAAGTGTAATTGTCGATACAGTCATTGATCAGGGAGGGTGTGTTGCCACTAGCCGACCTACTACTCATTCAGATCCGGTTTACACCAAGCATGATGTGATCCATCATTGTGTCCCCAATATACCCGCTAATGTACCCAGAACTGCCACCTACGCCCTTAACAATGTATTAGTGCCCTACATCCTTGCTATCGGTAATGCAGGCGGTGTAAAGGAATGCTTGTGGGAAAATGTGGCGCTAAGAAATGGAACTTATTCCTATAAAAAGCACATCACCAAGAAATCGCTGGCTAAAATGTTTGATATGCCATACCGCGAAATCGAAATGTTGATCGCTTCCCAGATTTAA
- a CDS encoding DNA ligase-associated DEXH box helicase: MSKGKKVINDWFESQGWETFPFQEEVWNAFLDDKNGLLNAPTGSGKTFALWMPNLIKWINEHPETYQEKEKNGLKLLWITPLRALAKDIQKALQNSVDEMGIPWEIGRRTGDVSQSIKQKQNRKMPEVLITTPESIHILLAQKNYERHFKNLDAVVVDEWHELLGSKRGIQTELGLSRLRGLRPNISVWGISATIGNLDEAMDVLLGPQQDQKPVIIKAKVQKNIEAISVLPDEMENFPWYGHLGLKLLPKILPIIDDSRSTLIFTNTRAQSEIWFQNLLEVRPDLAGAIAIHHGSLDRKVRDWVEESLHEGILKAVVCTSSLDLGVDFTPVETVIQIGSPKGVARFMQRAGRSGHQPGSTSKIYFVPTHALELVEAAALKSAINSEEMESRDPILKPYDVLVQYLVTLGVSNGFLPNELFEEVKKTFAYQTLSRKEWKDIMQFITVGGKSLSRYNEYSKIEIDEDGLYKVTNRRIARRHRMSIGTIASDAMLRVKYMSGRSLGAVEEWFIAQLKIGDTFWFAGRNLELVKMKDMTVYVKRSKGKSSKVPSYMGGRMSLSSNMTTILRKKMREAVSGDYDDVELKKLTPLFDIQRDWSILPDDNQFLIEKSNSREGCHVFFFPFEGRYVHEGMSALIAHRLSKMTPITFSIAMNDYGFELLSDQDIPIEDALGKDLFSPDNLVEDIMASINSAELAKRRFREICQIAGLVFQGFPGQAKTNKHLQMSSSLFFDVFMEHEPDHLLIQQAFDEVLTIQLDEVRLRKALKKISNQEIVMNHTERFTPYAFPIMVDRLREKLSSEKLTDRIKKMQLQLEKHVK, from the coding sequence ATGAGTAAAGGCAAAAAGGTCATAAATGATTGGTTTGAATCCCAAGGATGGGAAACCTTCCCTTTCCAAGAAGAGGTTTGGAATGCTTTCCTGGATGACAAGAATGGACTGCTGAATGCACCCACCGGAAGCGGTAAAACTTTTGCCCTTTGGATGCCTAATCTCATCAAATGGATTAATGAACATCCTGAAACCTATCAGGAAAAAGAAAAGAACGGTCTTAAACTTCTATGGATCACCCCCCTTCGGGCGCTTGCTAAAGACATTCAAAAAGCGCTCCAGAATTCTGTGGATGAAATGGGAATTCCATGGGAAATTGGCAGAAGAACCGGAGATGTTTCTCAATCCATAAAACAGAAGCAAAACCGAAAAATGCCGGAGGTATTGATTACAACCCCGGAAAGTATTCATATCCTGTTAGCTCAAAAAAACTACGAGCGGCATTTCAAAAATCTGGATGCAGTCGTTGTAGATGAGTGGCATGAACTGCTGGGATCAAAGCGTGGTATTCAAACAGAACTTGGTCTTTCCCGTCTCCGCGGACTTCGTCCCAATATATCTGTATGGGGTATTTCTGCGACCATTGGAAATCTTGACGAAGCCATGGATGTATTGTTGGGACCTCAGCAAGATCAAAAACCGGTTATCATCAAAGCAAAGGTTCAGAAGAATATCGAAGCCATCTCAGTTCTTCCTGATGAAATGGAAAACTTTCCCTGGTACGGCCACCTGGGCTTGAAGCTCTTACCCAAAATTCTTCCGATTATAGACGATAGCCGCTCTACACTCATCTTCACAAACACCAGAGCACAATCCGAAATTTGGTTTCAAAACCTCTTAGAAGTTCGACCCGATTTAGCAGGAGCCATTGCGATTCATCACGGTTCTTTGGATCGAAAAGTTCGGGATTGGGTAGAAGAATCTTTACATGAAGGCATCCTTAAAGCTGTCGTTTGCACCTCAAGCTTAGATCTGGGAGTGGATTTCACCCCGGTAGAAACAGTTATTCAGATTGGAAGTCCTAAAGGGGTTGCCCGGTTTATGCAGCGTGCGGGACGGAGCGGACATCAACCCGGCTCAACCAGTAAAATCTATTTTGTACCAACACACGCTCTGGAACTGGTGGAAGCTGCCGCCCTAAAGTCTGCAATTAATTCTGAAGAAATGGAAAGCCGCGATCCAATTCTGAAGCCATATGACGTTTTGGTTCAGTATTTAGTCACGCTGGGAGTTTCGAATGGCTTTTTACCGAATGAACTATTTGAGGAAGTGAAAAAGACCTTTGCCTATCAAACCCTGTCCCGGAAAGAATGGAAAGATATCATGCAGTTCATCACGGTTGGGGGTAAGTCACTGAGCAGATATAACGAATACTCAAAAATCGAAATTGACGAGGATGGACTGTATAAAGTAACCAATCGAAGAATTGCCCGACGGCACCGAATGAGTATTGGTACCATTGCCAGCGATGCAATGCTTCGTGTTAAATATATGAGTGGAAGATCTTTGGGAGCTGTTGAAGAATGGTTTATTGCTCAGCTCAAAATTGGAGATACTTTTTGGTTTGCCGGAAGAAATCTGGAGCTGGTCAAAATGAAAGATATGACGGTGTATGTAAAGAGATCCAAAGGTAAATCGTCCAAAGTACCCAGCTATATGGGCGGTCGTATGTCACTTTCCTCTAACATGACAACCATCCTCCGGAAAAAGATGCGCGAAGCCGTTTCGGGAGATTACGATGATGTTGAACTTAAAAAACTAACCCCTCTTTTTGATATCCAGCGTGACTGGTCCATCCTGCCAGACGATAATCAGTTTCTAATTGAGAAATCAAATTCCAGAGAAGGGTGCCACGTCTTCTTTTTCCCATTTGAAGGGCGCTATGTACATGAAGGAATGTCTGCCTTGATTGCCCACCGGCTTTCCAAAATGACTCCTATTACCTTTTCAATTGCTATGAACGACTATGGCTTTGAATTGCTTTCTGATCAGGATATTCCCATTGAAGACGCTTTGGGAAAAGATCTATTTTCTCCGGATAATCTGGTTGAAGATATTATGGCAAGCATTAACAGTGCCGAATTGGCGAAGCGAAGATTCAGAGAAATCTGTCAGATAGCCGGACTTGTTTTTCAAGGATTTCCGGGACAGGCCAAAACCAATAAGCATCTCCAGATGTCTAGTAGCCTGTTCTTTGATGTGTTTATGGAGCATGAACCGGATCACCTGTTAATTCAACAAGCTTTTGACGAAGTTTTGACGATACAATTAGATGAAGTTCGTTTACGAAAGGCGTTGAAAAAAATATCAAACCAAGAAATTGTAATGAATCATACCGAGCGATTTACTCCCTATGCCTTCCCCATTATGGTTGATCGGCTACGTGAAAAACTAAGTTCAGAAAAACTTACTGATCGAATTAAGAAAATGCAGCTTCAATTGGAAAAGCACGTTAAATGA
- the acs gene encoding acetate--CoA ligase, whose translation MWLNLKSFDEYTETFEESREDRLKFWDHEAGTFYWRKRWDKTQTGSFEGADVKWFEGGKLNITENALDRHLNTIGNKTAFIFEPNHPDSFRRTITYKQLHEDVCRFSNVLESKGVKKGDRVVIYMAMTPELVIAALACARIGAVHSIVFAGFSAQSLSERINDCEAKMLITNDGLRRGDKHVPLKDISDEALENSPCVESVIVCQRTNRDIEWKEGRDEWWHNLIRNASKKHQAVEMDAEDPLFILYTSGSTGKPKGVVHTCGGYMVYTSYSFRQVFQVGADDVYWCTADAGWITGHSYIIYGPLFNGATGIIFEGTPTYPDAGRLWEVVEKYKVTHFYTAPTAIRALMSYDIDYVKKYDLSSLKVLGTVGEPINEEAWHWYDDHIGGGNCPIVDTWWQTETGGIMISPLAGITPTKPGFATLPLPGVFPVLMDEDGNEIEGNDVQGNLCIKHPWPSIARTVYGDHERYKQTYLSTYEGYYFTGDGCRRDEDGYYRITGRVDDVLNVSGHRLGTAEIENALDEHEKVVETAVVGYPHDIKGQGVFAFMICDKEITDPEAFKKELNDLVSKIISPIAKPDKIQIVSGLPKTRSGKIMRRILRKIAAEDMDNLGDTSTLLDPSVVEDIKNGTAY comes from the coding sequence ATGTGGCTTAATTTAAAATCGTTCGACGAATACACAGAGACTTTTGAGGAAAGCAGGGAAGACCGCTTAAAATTTTGGGATCATGAGGCGGGAACGTTCTATTGGCGTAAGCGCTGGGACAAAACCCAAACCGGAAGTTTTGAAGGGGCCGATGTAAAATGGTTTGAAGGCGGTAAGCTGAACATCACAGAAAATGCACTGGATCGTCACCTGAATACCATAGGCAATAAAACTGCATTTATTTTTGAGCCGAATCACCCGGATTCTTTTCGACGAACAATTACTTACAAACAGCTGCATGAAGATGTATGCAGGTTCTCCAATGTATTGGAGAGCAAAGGCGTGAAGAAAGGAGATCGCGTAGTTATCTATATGGCTATGACTCCTGAACTGGTAATTGCGGCCTTAGCTTGTGCACGAATTGGGGCAGTTCACTCTATTGTATTTGCAGGCTTTTCAGCACAATCACTTTCAGAACGTATTAATGACTGTGAAGCCAAGATGCTGATTACGAATGACGGATTGCGTCGCGGAGATAAGCATGTTCCTCTTAAAGATATTTCAGATGAAGCACTTGAGAACAGCCCGTGTGTAGAAAGTGTGATCGTTTGTCAGCGTACGAACCGCGACATCGAGTGGAAAGAAGGCCGCGACGAATGGTGGCACAATTTGATTCGGAATGCTTCCAAAAAGCATCAGGCGGTTGAGATGGATGCAGAAGACCCGCTTTTTATTCTTTACACCTCAGGGTCAACCGGTAAGCCAAAAGGGGTGGTGCACACTTGTGGCGGTTATATGGTGTACACGAGCTATTCATTCCGTCAGGTATTTCAGGTGGGAGCGGATGATGTGTATTGGTGTACCGCTGATGCCGGCTGGATTACAGGACATAGTTATATAATCTATGGTCCGCTTTTCAATGGAGCCACAGGAATTATTTTTGAAGGAACTCCAACATACCCAGATGCCGGACGACTTTGGGAAGTGGTTGAGAAGTATAAAGTCACTCACTTTTATACAGCTCCAACAGCTATTCGTGCATTGATGTCGTATGATATTGACTATGTGAAGAAGTATGATCTCAGTTCGCTAAAAGTATTAGGAACAGTAGGTGAACCCATTAACGAAGAAGCGTGGCACTGGTATGATGATCATATTGGAGGCGGAAATTGCCCAATTGTGGACACGTGGTGGCAGACAGAGACTGGCGGAATTATGATTTCGCCTCTGGCTGGAATCACCCCAACTAAACCCGGATTTGCTACCCTTCCACTTCCAGGAGTATTTCCTGTATTAATGGATGAAGATGGTAATGAGATTGAAGGCAATGATGTGCAGGGAAATCTCTGTATTAAACATCCCTGGCCTTCTATTGCACGCACCGTGTATGGAGATCATGAACGATACAAGCAGACTTACCTAAGTACCTATGAAGGGTATTATTTTACGGGTGATGGCTGTCGCAGAGATGAAGACGGCTATTATCGAATTACCGGCCGAGTAGATGATGTGCTGAATGTTTCCGGTCACCGTTTAGGAACTGCTGAAATTGAAAATGCACTGGATGAGCATGAGAAAGTGGTAGAAACGGCCGTTGTGGGTTACCCTCACGATATCAAAGGACAGGGCGTGTTTGCGTTTATGATTTGTGATAAAGAAATCACGGATCCCGAAGCTTTTAAGAAAGAGCTGAATGATCTGGTTTCGAAAATTATCAGTCCCATTGCCAAGCCGGATAAAATTCAAATTGTATCCGGACTGCCAAAAACCCGATCCGGTAAAATCATGCGCCGAATTTTGAGAAAAATTGCCGCTGAGGATATGGACAATCTGGGAGATACTTCCACGCTGTTGGACCCAAGTGTTGTTGAAGACATTAAGAACGGAACCGCGTATTAA